One genomic region from Campylobacter sp. RM5004 encodes:
- a CDS encoding molybdenum cofactor guanylyltransferase — MNFKNSVCLILGGGKSSRMGQDKANLRFNYKKREISLINYLYEKLNPLFNEIYFCAKTKPNDLKCKFLKDKYEYFHPINGLKTFAKNEIPNSNSVFVIAVDFVNIKKSAIKRLYYKHKKHKTSVVAKSIKTHFLCGFYKKSDFIYLNEFNENCKIKDFFNKTKANTLSFKNDETFLNMNTKDDFKKFLKSNKY, encoded by the coding sequence ATGAACTTTAAAAATAGTGTTTGCCTAATTTTAGGCGGTGGAAAATCAAGCCGAATGGGACAAGATAAGGCTAACTTACGCTTTAATTATAAAAAGCGTGAAATTAGCCTAATTAATTATTTATATGAAAAACTAAATCCTTTGTTTAATGAAATTTATTTTTGTGCTAAAACTAAGCCAAATGATTTAAAATGTAAGTTCTTAAAAGATAAATATGAATACTTTCATCCTATCAATGGTTTAAAGACTTTTGCAAAAAATGAAATTCCTAATTCAAATTCCGTTTTTGTAATCGCAGTAGATTTTGTAAATATTAAAAAAAGTGCTATAAAAAGGCTTTATTATAAGCATAAAAAACACAAAACTTCAGTGGTTGCAAAAAGCATTAAAACTCACTTTTTGTGTGGATTTTATAAAAAAAGTGATTTTATATATTTAAACGAATTTAATGAAAATTGCAAAATAAAGGATTTTTTTAATAAAACTAAGGCTAATACTTTAAGCTTTAAAAATGATGAAACTTTTTTAAATATGAATACAAAAGATGATTTTAAAAAGTTCTTAAAAAGTAATAAATATTAA
- a CDS encoding GGDEF domain-containing protein, with protein sequence MSKVRIVNNFEYIIKATVIIICLVHVIYMISFSLTGLYFLLPVVTAQLFISIIVAYFVFCKNKGIGLAVFYAHFDILFSCCYCTFMLGWGYGFTMIIVLLLSLAYLQNFNTFLVPIGICLVEATAFFVMLYLTKDTPNYPNPFMPYINIANFLFMVVTLLAYIWLNDRENSKIIKQLDDRKEYLQYKAENDYLTTLLNRRAMNDILDEKLENLKEKTINSLSVAIGDLDNFKHLNDTYGHNFGDLVLKKVSQVFKKEYDLNPNIFVARWGGEEFLILFIDYSYDETYALLENIRKIIEKLEIKDELNSTNVSISMGFSYSNNVYNKDLLITKADSALYIAKDSGKNRVKSVKLG encoded by the coding sequence TTGAGTAAAGTAAGAATTGTTAATAATTTTGAATACATAATCAAAGCTACAGTAATAATAATATGCCTTGTGCATGTTATATATATGATTAGCTTTAGCTTGACAGGTCTTTATTTTTTATTACCTGTTGTTACTGCTCAATTATTTATTTCAATAATAGTTGCTTATTTTGTATTTTGTAAAAATAAAGGAATAGGATTAGCAGTATTTTACGCTCATTTTGATATTTTATTTTCTTGTTGTTATTGCACTTTTATGCTTGGTTGGGGATATGGCTTTACTATGATTATAGTACTTTTACTATCCTTAGCATACTTACAAAATTTTAATACTTTTTTAGTTCCAATAGGTATTTGTTTAGTTGAAGCTACTGCGTTTTTTGTTATGTTATATCTTACAAAAGATACGCCAAACTATCCAAATCCTTTTATGCCTTATATAAATATTGCAAACTTTTTATTCATGGTAGTAACTCTACTTGCTTATATCTGGCTAAACGATAGAGAAAATTCAAAGATAATCAAACAGCTAGACGATAGAAAAGAATATCTACAATATAAAGCAGAAAACGATTATCTAACAACTCTTTTAAATCGTCGTGCGATGAATGATATTTTAGATGAGAAATTAGAGAATTTAAAAGAGAAAACAATCAATTCTTTATCGGTTGCAATAGGTGATTTGGATAACTTCAAGCATTTAAATGATACTTATGGCCATAATTTTGGAGATTTAGTATTAAAAAAAGTTTCACAAGTATTTAAAAAAGAATACGATTTAAATCCAAATATTTTCGTAGCTCGTTGGGGTGGAGAAGAATTTTTAATTTTATTTATTGATTATTCCTATGATGAAACTTATGCTTTATTAGAAAATATTAGAAAAATAATAGAAAAATTAGAAATAAAAGATGAATTAAATAGCACAAATGTAAGTATTTCCATGGGATTTAGCTATTCAAACAATGTTTATAATAAAGATTTATTGATTACAAAAGCAGATTCAGCACTATATATAGCTAAAGATTCGGGTAAAAATAGAGTAAAATCGGTAAAGTTAGGTTAA
- a CDS encoding GGDEF domain-containing protein, which yields MNSILSSEDIVIASKIGKYILAIFSLLYLTLSAFFAYTGHTFPMYINLFLAFIYICFFIRQKTIGLNSIAYVVHCVCVIYSVFMVYYFGWSFGAQYYLIPCIAFCYVGKFDNKITIYSIAILESIIFELLYFFMEVQHFSLSNELVIYGKNINGVFYIIHSFVACVTIILVMYFVKVKAYKTIELKENINEALSINASTDPLTYLLNRWAFMEKVHLIKYKKPFHFAIIDIDFFKKVNDTYGHSVGDEVLRVTASCIKINFSKYTDMIARWGGEEFLIFALGCSNEEFYEACNKFRLDLNNSKFCGGDFKVSASIGCLHIDNDFSYVDFDKYIKEVDDLLYKAKNSGRNRIVSKST from the coding sequence ATGAATAGTATCTTAAGTAGCGAAGACATCGTAATTGCAAGCAAAATAGGAAAATATATACTAGCAATATTTTCTCTTTTATATTTAACATTATCTGCATTTTTTGCTTACACAGGACATACATTTCCTATGTATATCAATTTATTTTTGGCATTTATATATATATGCTTTTTTATAAGACAAAAAACAATAGGATTAAATAGTATCGCGTATGTAGTTCATTGTGTATGTGTTATATATTCAGTATTTATGGTCTATTATTTTGGTTGGAGCTTTGGAGCACAATATTATCTAATTCCTTGCATAGCCTTTTGTTATGTAGGAAAATTTGATAATAAGATTACAATTTATTCAATAGCTATTTTAGAGAGTATTATTTTTGAATTACTATATTTTTTCATGGAAGTTCAACATTTTTCATTATCTAATGAACTCGTTATATATGGCAAAAATATAAATGGAGTTTTTTATATCATACATAGTTTTGTAGCTTGTGTTACAATAATTTTGGTAATGTATTTTGTAAAAGTTAAAGCCTATAAAACAATAGAATTAAAAGAAAATATAAATGAAGCATTAAGCATAAACGCATCAACTGATCCTTTAACGTATTTATTAAATCGTTGGGCTTTTATGGAAAAAGTCCATTTGATTAAATATAAAAAACCTTTTCATTTTGCAATCATTGATATAGATTTTTTTAAAAAAGTAAATGATACCTACGGACATAGCGTAGGAGATGAAGTATTAAGAGTAACTGCTAGCTGTATTAAAATAAATTTTAGTAAATACACAGATATGATAGCTAGATGGGGCGGAGAAGAGTTTTTAATATTTGCATTAGGTTGCTCTAACGAAGAATTTTATGAAGCTTGCAACAAATTTAGACTTGATTTAAATAATTCTAAATTTTGCGGTGGTGATTTTAAGGTGAGTGCAAGTATAGGATGTTTGCATATAGACAATGATTTTTCTTATGTTGATTTTGACAAATATATTAAAGAAGTAGATGATTTATTATATAAAGCAAAAAATTCTGGAAGAAATAGAATAGTATCAAAAAGCACTTAA
- a CDS encoding GGDEF domain-containing protein, with translation MNDIRKIDNIKQIVKITMILLTLTHTTYGTIFYFLNIHVMAKVKIIEALIALIFTIITFRFDKFHNIAVYFTHLSILISCSICTYILGQGYGFLIVMMTILSLGYIHDFRNSRYPFIIGAFEVILVLVVLCVTKDIPNYESEYKTFFYVFNVVNMALVVIFYSSYTNSIDENEARNLEKENLKLQNKADYDYLTSILNRRAMNEILKTYHSYFQKDQIRSMAIVLGDIDNFKSLNDECGHNFGDIVLKNTAKIIKDKLAKKQSHYVSRWGGEEFLIFITGSGIDECEELIDDIRNEFSNFTHKDGYNARKTTITFGICYSLRVESIDYMLSQADNALYQGKKSGKNKVETIVLGQI, from the coding sequence ATGAATGACATTAGAAAAATAGACAATATTAAGCAAATCGTTAAAATTACAATGATTTTGCTTACACTAACACATACAACTTATGGAACTATCTTTTACTTTTTAAATATTCATGTAATGGCTAAAGTAAAAATTATTGAAGCTTTAATTGCTTTAATATTTACGATAATTACTTTTAGATTTGATAAATTTCATAATATTGCAGTTTATTTTACACATCTTTCAATTTTAATATCATGCTCAATTTGCACTTATATATTAGGTCAAGGGTATGGATTTTTAATAGTTATGATGACAATACTATCACTTGGATATATTCATGATTTTAGAAACTCAAGATACCCTTTTATTATAGGTGCTTTTGAAGTAATACTAGTATTAGTTGTTTTATGTGTAACTAAAGATATTCCTAATTATGAAAGTGAATATAAGACATTTTTTTATGTTTTTAATGTTGTTAATATGGCTTTAGTTGTTATATTTTATTCAAGCTATACAAATAGTATAGATGAAAACGAAGCAAGAAATCTTGAAAAAGAAAATCTTAAATTACAAAATAAAGCTGATTATGATTATTTAACTAGTATTTTAAATCGTCGTGCAATGAATGAGATACTAAAAACTTATCATAGTTATTTTCAAAAAGATCAAATCCGTTCAATGGCTATTGTCTTAGGTGATATTGATAATTTTAAAAGCCTAAATGATGAGTGCGGACACAATTTTGGAGATATTGTTTTAAAAAATACAGCAAAAATAATTAAAGACAAATTAGCAAAAAAACAATCTCATTATGTTTCAAGATGGGGTGGAGAAGAGTTTTTAATATTTATAACAGGTTCTGGAATAGATGAGTGTGAAGAATTAATTGATGATATAAGAAATGAATTTTCTAATTTTACACATAAAGATGGCTACAATGCTAGGAAAACCACAATTACATTTGGAATATGCTATTCTTTAAGAGTTGAGAGTATTGATTATATGCTATCACAGGCAGATAATGCACTATATCAAGGCAAAAAAAGTGGTAAAAATAAAGTAGAAACCATAGTTTTAGGACAAATATGA
- a CDS encoding GGDEF domain-containing protein, protein MINFLKRKEELIKVLQVERIIKALLVFNLVYALIMLINDIPYLFLSYFMLSGLFLISLVFVKSNNFNACVAVVFFAAVVFSSSSIYYLGWGYGFEYYILPMITYCYIGIYSKRWIIYIIATLSLAYYLTMYYLFCVENYSLEVPLHLFKDNAKFVFKCINAFVVCSIFILVSNVLRKQIYIELENRQSLNKKLDKSANFDYLTKLMNRWCFLDNIEDLVITDKVGIALIDIDFFKKVNDTYGHSIGDEVLKNCANLMKKHFGEHTELICRWGGEEFLVLAYNVSEYDFENTCENFRAEYGNSIFSVEGLKSSVSIGFVYVESSFASNILDEYITKVDKCLYEAKNTGRNKIIKNII, encoded by the coding sequence ATGATTAATTTTTTAAAAAGAAAAGAAGAGCTGATTAAAGTATTACAAGTAGAAAGAATTATAAAAGCTCTTTTAGTGTTTAATTTAGTTTATGCTTTAATTATGCTAATTAATGATATACCTTACTTATTTTTATCATATTTTATGCTATCAGGATTGTTTTTAATATCCTTAGTTTTTGTCAAAAGCAATAATTTTAACGCTTGTGTAGCTGTTGTCTTTTTTGCTGCTGTTGTATTTTCATCAAGTTCTATTTATTATCTTGGGTGGGGATATGGATTTGAATATTATATTTTACCTATGATTACTTATTGCTATATAGGAATTTATTCAAAAAGATGGATAATTTATATAATTGCAACTCTATCTTTAGCATACTATTTAACTATGTATTATTTATTTTGTGTAGAAAATTATTCCTTGGAAGTTCCACTTCATCTATTTAAAGATAATGCTAAATTTGTATTTAAATGTATTAATGCCTTTGTAGTATGTTCTATTTTCATACTAGTATCAAATGTTCTAAGAAAACAAATATATATTGAATTAGAAAATAGACAAAGCTTAAATAAAAAGCTAGATAAAAGTGCTAATTTTGATTATCTTACAAAGCTTATGAACAGATGGTGTTTTCTTGATAACATAGAAGACTTGGTTATTACTGATAAAGTTGGCATAGCTTTAATTGATATAGATTTTTTCAAAAAAGTAAATGATACTTATGGACATAGTATAGGTGATGAAGTATTAAAAAATTGCGCAAACCTTATGAAAAAACATTTTGGAGAACATACGGAATTAATTTGTAGATGGGGTGGAGAAGAATTTTTAGTATTAGCCTACAATGTATCAGAATATGATTTTGAAAATACTTGTGAAAACTTTAGGGCAGAATACGGAAATTCTATATTTTCAGTTGAAGGGCTTAAATCAAGTGTTAGCATAGGTTTTGTCTATGTAGAGAGCAGTTTTGCAAGCAATATTTTAGATGAATATATTACAAAAGTTGATAAATGCTTATACGAAGCAAAAAATACAGGAAGAAATAAAATTATTAAAAACATAATATAA